The following are from one region of the Corylus avellana chromosome ca1, CavTom2PMs-1.0 genome:
- the LOC132174184 gene encoding cucumber peeling cupredoxin-like, which produces MAALSDSLIVLEVVMAMAVAQFFGFTHGCWSGCPSACPPGVQYQVGGSVWSIPPSPHYYTNWSSSQSFRTGDSLRFGFETGNNDVIQVTKQEYESCTACNPLKVLNNGPAIVPLTEKGVYYFISNFSNYCALGLKVSVKVRDCPQQSPPTPLPSPSPLPAPPSSSPVPSPRASGGSNSPVPSPNYGYPPEAAAPSHDKSMASALSRFRRGSFETLFGWAFELCLVVFAIL; this is translated from the exons ATGGCTGCTCTCAGCGACTCTCTCATTGTATTAGAAGTGGTTATGGCGATGGCGGTGGCTCAATTCTTTGGTTTCACACATGGTTGCTGGTCTGGTTGCCCATCAGCATGCCCACCTGGTGTGCAGTACCAAGTCGGAGGCTCGGTCTGGTCTATACCGCCATCCCCTCATTACTACACCAACTGGTCCTCCTCCCAATCCTTCCGGACCGGCGACTCTCTCC GTTTTGGATTTGAGACCGGAAATAACGATGTGATTCAAGTGACAAAGCAAGAGTATGAGAGTTGCACTGCATGCAACCCCTTAAAGGTCTTGAACAATGGTCCGGCTATTGTACCATTGACGGAGAAAGGTGTCTACTATTTCATCAGCAACTTCTCAAACTACTGTGCTCTAGGGCTGAAGGTTTCGGTTAAGGTGCGCGATTGCCCCCAGCAATCTCCACCGACTCCACTGCCGTCGCCTTCCCCGCTCCCTGCTCCTCCATCTTCATCACCCGTGCCATCTCCACGTGCGAGTGGTGGATCTAACTCTCCAGTGCCATCCCCTAATTATGGCTATCCTCCGGAAGCTGCCGCTCCTAGTCATGACAAGTCTATGGCGTCTGCACTTAGCCGGTTTCGTAGGGGTTCTTTTGAAACCCTATTTGGCTGGGCTTTTGAATTGTGTTTGGTAGTATTTGCCATTCTCTGA